GGTCGCGCTCGCGCCCGTGCTCCTCGGCCAGGGGCAACCGTTCATGCACGCCGGCGCGGAGTTCCTGCGCTCGAAGTCGTTGGACCGCAACAGCTACGACTCGGGTGACTGGTTCAACCGCTACGACCCGTCGTTGCGGGACAACGGCTTCGGCCGCGGCCTGCCCCCGGCGGCGGACAACGAGGACAAGTGGCCCTACGCCGCCCCGTTGCTGTCCAACACCGCGTTGAAGCCCTCCACGGCCGACATGCGGGCCGCTCTGGGCAACACGGTGGAGCTGCTGCGCATCCGCAAGTCCTCGCCGCTGTTCACCTTGAACGACGCGGCGCTGGTGCAGCAGAAGCTGTCGTTCCCGGCGGCCGAGCCGGGCGTTGTCGTCGCACTCCTGGACGACACCGTCGGCCCGGACACCGACCCCGCCCTGAACGGGATCATGGTGATCGTCAACCCGTACCCGGCGGAGAAGTCCGTCGCGGTCGAGGGCGCCTGGCAGAACCACGCCCTGACCGGCGACAAGGCCACGGTCGACGGCGGTTCGCTCCGCATCCCGCCGCGCTCGGTGGTGGTGCTGACCCGCTAGTCCGCCCAACGGCACCCGGCGCGCAGGACGCGGAATCCCCGCTCCTGCGCGCCGAGCGCTTTCCTGAACCTGGTGGCCACGGCGGACGGTGTCGTCGCGGCGGCTACCCTTGAGCCAGTTGCACGTTTCCGTACGAAGGAGTACTGACCGCCGTGAGCGAGCGCACCCTGGTCCTGGTCAAGCCCGACGGCGTCAGCCGCGGCCTGGTCGGCGAGGTCATCTCCCGCATCGAGCGCAAGGGCCTCACCCTGGCCGCTCTCGAACTGCGCACCGTGGACCGCGCGACCGCCGAGCAGCACTACGCCGAGCACGACGGCAAGAGCTTCTACAAGGACCTCGTGGACTTCATCACCGGCGGCCCGCTGGTCGCCATGGTGGTCGAGGGCTCGCGGGCGATCGCGGCGTTCCGCCAGCTGGCCGGCGGCACCGACCCGGTCGAGAAGGCGACGCCGGGCACGATCCGGGGCGACTTCGGCCTGGAGGTCCAGTTCAACCTGGTGCACGGCTCGGACTCGCCGGAGTCCGCCGAGCGCGAGATCAAGCTCTGGTTCCCGAACCTCTGACGGACCCCGTGGACGGCCCGGACCTCGCTGGAGGTCCGGGCCGTCCGCAGTTCTAACCGACCGGCTGGGCACGCGCCGGTGACGAGCCGATGCCGCCGGGGGCCGAACCGTGCAGCACGACGCCCTCGCGGTGGCCCAACGGCAGGTACATGCGGACGTCGTCGAACCGCACGTCGCCGACCGAGATCACGTTCGGCAGCCGTCCCCACTCGCGGAAGCCCAGGCTCTCGTACAGCTGGATCGCGCCGTGGTTGTTGCCGCGCACGCCGAGCGTCAGCATCTCCAACCCGGCCGCACGGGCGTGTTCGATCACCGCGCCCACCAACCGGGAACCCAGCCCCAGGCCGCGCGCCGCCGGGTCCGCCGTCACCCGCCGCAGCTCGGCCATGTTCGCGAACACCTCACTGCTGGACCGCTTCCACGTCGCCGTGCCGCGCACCACACCGTCCACACGCGCCACGAC
This is a stretch of genomic DNA from Saccharothrix ecbatanensis. It encodes these proteins:
- the ndk gene encoding nucleoside-diphosphate kinase, with product MSERTLVLVKPDGVSRGLVGEVISRIERKGLTLAALELRTVDRATAEQHYAEHDGKSFYKDLVDFITGGPLVAMVVEGSRAIAAFRQLAGGTDPVEKATPGTIRGDFGLEVQFNLVHGSDSPESAEREIKLWFPNL
- a CDS encoding GNAT family N-acetyltransferase — translated: MEIDLTWPTVADERLRAEVHAVLHAVVAAGGAIGWVDPPVRAQTDAWLDSVLGSPGDGALVVARVDGVVRGTATWKRSSSEVFANMAELRRVTADPAARGLGLGSRLVGAVIEHARAAGLEMLTLGVRGNNHGAIQLYESLGFREWGRLPNVISVGDVRFDDVRMYLPLGHREGVVLHGSAPGGIGSSPARAQPVG